A region from the Halosolutus gelatinilyticus genome encodes:
- a CDS encoding SLC13 family permease translates to MVASLVIAQAGAGQPTLTPDILVVLGVVAIALVLFVTERLPIDVTAILLIVILVVLEPWTGIDASTGISGFANDATITVLAMLILSGGISRTGLVQQVGRQMAEYAGDSVRKQVFATVVATSPASGFLNNTPVVALLVPVVTDVANRGNTSPSKLLIPLSYASQMGGMLTLIGTSTNILASDVSARLGTRYPELHAFSMFEFTALGAIVVVTGSLYLIFVGHYLLPERVPPRADYLEEYEVGDYVADVVVVPGSPIAGVTVGEATDRFGLEVDVVQVVREADRSVAPRRDTALEEGDVLVVRTNRGAISTVENVSGLELVGQPSSAAELSDGNDEGIITELVVALDSRLVGERLDPEGFREDFGAAVLGLRRGGELIGERIVGRRLDVGDTLLVQAPPDTLDRLSRRDDVIVAREPSRPEYRSDKAPIAVAIMIGVVAIAALEIYPILLTALAGVVAMVVTGVLDANELYDAVEWDIIFLLAGVIPLGVALEGSGAAAYLAALVVSSARFLPTLIVLWLFYLLTAIVTNVISNNASVVLLIPVAAAAASGIGANPFAFVLAVTFAASTAFLGPIGYQTNLFVYGPGGYRFGDYARIGAPLQVLLSVATVLGIAYIWGV, encoded by the coding sequence ATGGTGGCCAGTCTGGTTATCGCTCAGGCGGGAGCAGGCCAGCCGACGCTCACGCCGGACATCCTCGTCGTTCTGGGCGTCGTCGCGATCGCGCTCGTGCTCTTCGTCACCGAACGACTGCCGATCGACGTGACCGCGATCCTGTTGATCGTGATCCTCGTCGTCCTCGAGCCGTGGACGGGCATCGACGCGAGCACCGGCATCTCCGGGTTCGCAAACGACGCGACGATCACGGTGCTCGCGATGCTCATCCTGAGCGGCGGGATCAGTCGCACCGGATTGGTCCAGCAGGTCGGTCGCCAGATGGCCGAGTACGCCGGCGACAGCGTCCGCAAGCAGGTGTTCGCGACGGTCGTCGCGACGAGCCCGGCGTCGGGCTTTCTGAACAACACGCCCGTCGTCGCGCTGCTGGTGCCGGTCGTCACCGACGTCGCCAACCGCGGGAACACGTCGCCGTCGAAGCTGTTGATCCCGCTGTCGTACGCCTCGCAGATGGGCGGGATGCTCACGCTCATCGGGACGTCGACGAACATCCTCGCGAGCGACGTCAGCGCCCGTCTCGGAACTCGCTACCCGGAACTCCACGCGTTCTCAATGTTCGAGTTCACGGCGCTCGGCGCGATCGTCGTCGTTACCGGATCGCTCTACCTGATCTTCGTCGGTCACTACCTCCTCCCCGAACGCGTTCCGCCGCGCGCGGATTACCTCGAGGAGTACGAAGTCGGAGATTACGTCGCCGACGTGGTCGTCGTTCCCGGCTCGCCGATCGCGGGCGTTACGGTGGGGGAGGCGACCGACAGGTTCGGCCTCGAGGTCGATGTCGTTCAGGTCGTCCGCGAGGCGGACCGCTCGGTCGCGCCCCGGCGCGATACGGCCCTCGAAGAGGGCGACGTGCTGGTCGTCCGGACGAACAGAGGCGCGATCTCGACCGTGGAGAACGTATCCGGGCTCGAACTGGTCGGCCAGCCGTCGTCCGCAGCGGAGCTCTCGGACGGGAACGACGAGGGAATCATCACGGAACTGGTCGTCGCGCTCGACTCGCGGCTCGTCGGCGAACGGCTCGATCCCGAGGGGTTCCGCGAGGACTTCGGCGCGGCCGTTCTCGGGCTCCGCCGTGGCGGCGAACTGATCGGCGAGCGGATCGTCGGTCGCCGACTCGACGTCGGCGACACGCTCCTCGTCCAGGCGCCCCCCGACACGCTCGATCGGCTCTCCCGCCGCGACGACGTGATCGTCGCCCGCGAACCGTCACGGCCCGAGTACCGCTCCGATAAAGCGCCGATCGCGGTCGCCATCATGATCGGCGTCGTCGCGATCGCGGCCCTCGAGATATACCCGATCCTGCTCACCGCGCTCGCGGGCGTGGTCGCGATGGTCGTCACCGGCGTCCTCGATGCGAACGAACTGTACGACGCCGTCGAGTGGGACATCATCTTCCTGCTGGCGGGAGTCATCCCGCTGGGAGTCGCGCTCGAAGGATCGGGTGCGGCCGCCTACCTCGCGGCGCTCGTCGTATCGTCGGCCAGATTCCTCCCGACACTGATCGTGTTGTGGCTGTTCTACCTGCTCACGGCGATCGTGACCAACGTCATCAGCAACAACGCCAGCGTCGTTCTCCTCATTCCGGTTGCGGCGGCGGCCGCGTCGGGGATCGGCGCGAACCCGTTCGCGTTCGTCCTCGCGGTGACGTTCGCCGCCAGTACCGCCTTCCTGGGTCCGATCGGCTACCAGACGAACCTGTTCGTCTACGGGCCGGGCGGCTACCGGTTCGGCGACTACGCCCGGATCGGCGCACCGCTGCAGGTGTTGCTTTCGGTCGCGACCGTGCTCGGGATCGCGTACATCTGGGGGGTCTGA